In a single window of the Massilia oculi genome:
- a CDS encoding RidA family protein, whose protein sequence is MSIERINPPALYDGAPHGLSHATIDHETGLVFVSGQVDWDREYKVRHTTLAGQTEGAARNLIAVLAAAGSSVEQILQLRVYVRGEIGEHLETVAPILVRHLGLPRPALTGIGVASLASPDTLVEIEAVAKRRAPNV, encoded by the coding sequence ATGAGCATCGAACGCATCAATCCGCCCGCGCTGTACGACGGCGCCCCGCATGGCCTGTCCCACGCGACCATCGATCACGAAACCGGCCTGGTGTTCGTGTCGGGCCAGGTCGACTGGGATCGTGAGTACAAGGTCAGGCACACCACCCTGGCCGGGCAAACCGAAGGCGCGGCGCGCAACCTGATCGCGGTGCTGGCGGCCGCCGGATCCTCGGTCGAGCAGATCCTGCAGCTGCGCGTCTACGTGCGCGGCGAGATCGGCGAGCACCTGGAGACGGTGGCGCCGATCCTGGTGCGGCATCTCGGCCTGCCGCGCCCGGCCCTGACCGGCATCGGCGTGGCCTCGCTGGCGTCGCCCGATACCCTGGTCGAAATCGAAGCGGTGGCCAAGCGCCGCGCACCAAATGTTTAG
- a CDS encoding CehA/McbA family metallohydrolase: MKSSLLPPLLALSLCCSLAQAAPAEHQEFEATLLAPFQAGAAQGRTFTLQFAYPGLARTDTVDWRVELVRPDGRVALRWRGAAPFTGNEMTVAVPWSGRLGLSPAPSGIYRVRLRATVRGDAHEQIEQDWQIAVGAPLLPAMPAFSPLPRAFEPAAVAAPGALPYTVYLGNLHSQTNHSDGGADIAECKGAQSPLESPHGPIDAFAYARGRGLGILVASEHNHMYDGSEGSAPDADPAAAKALYRAGLESAAGFSRKHPDFLAVYGLEWGVISNGGHINIFNSDELLGWETNARGELMADTRTPKGDYAALYTLMRERGWVGQFNHPAHSGQFQVDGVPLAHTEDGGEAMALCEVMNSTAFSTNVSETETRRSNFEGACNRLLEAGYRLAFSTNQDNHCANWGASFTNRTGVLLPNGTALNRASFVEALKARRVFATMDKDSQLVLTANGRLMGERFTNRGPLALVANFASSTGRKAASVAIMEGVPGRKGTVTQTSDQAETTFTPSPGAHFYYAKVTQDDGNVLWSAPVWVMQED; the protein is encoded by the coding sequence ATGAAATCCTCACTCCTGCCCCCACTCCTGGCCCTGTCGCTGTGCTGCAGCCTGGCGCAAGCCGCCCCCGCAGAACATCAGGAATTCGAAGCCACCCTGCTCGCGCCGTTCCAGGCCGGCGCGGCCCAGGGGCGGACTTTCACCCTGCAGTTCGCCTATCCCGGCCTGGCGCGGACAGACACCGTCGACTGGCGGGTGGAACTGGTCCGGCCAGACGGCCGCGTCGCCCTGCGCTGGCGCGGCGCGGCGCCGTTCACGGGCAATGAAATGACGGTGGCCGTGCCCTGGTCCGGCCGCCTGGGATTGTCTCCGGCGCCGAGCGGCATCTACCGCGTCCGGCTGCGCGCGACCGTGCGCGGCGACGCCCATGAGCAAATCGAGCAGGACTGGCAGATCGCGGTCGGCGCGCCTCTGCTGCCTGCCATGCCGGCGTTTTCGCCGCTGCCGCGCGCCTTCGAGCCGGCGGCCGTTGCGGCGCCGGGCGCGCTGCCCTACACGGTCTATCTCGGCAACCTGCACAGCCAGACCAATCACAGCGACGGCGGCGCCGACATCGCGGAGTGCAAGGGCGCCCAGTCGCCACTGGAGTCGCCGCACGGCCCGATCGATGCCTTCGCCTATGCGCGCGGGCGCGGCCTCGGCATCCTGGTCGCCTCCGAACACAACCACATGTACGACGGCTCCGAAGGCAGCGCGCCGGACGCCGACCCCGCCGCCGCCAAGGCCCTGTACCGCGCCGGCCTGGAAAGCGCAGCGGGCTTCTCCAGGAAGCACCCGGATTTCCTCGCGGTGTACGGCCTGGAATGGGGCGTCATCAGCAACGGCGGCCATATCAACATCTTCAACAGCGACGAGCTGCTGGGCTGGGAGACCAATGCCAGGGGCGAGCTGATGGCCGACACGCGCACGCCCAAGGGCGACTACGCGGCGCTGTACACGCTGATGCGCGAGCGCGGCTGGGTGGGGCAGTTCAACCATCCGGCGCACTCGGGCCAGTTCCAGGTCGATGGCGTGCCGCTGGCCCATACCGAGGATGGCGGCGAAGCGATGGCGCTGTGCGAGGTGATGAACAGCACCGCCTTCTCGACCAACGTCAGCGAGACCGAGACCCGCCGCAGCAATTTCGAAGGCGCCTGCAACCGGCTGCTGGAGGCGGGCTATCGCCTGGCCTTCAGCACCAACCAGGACAACCACTGCGCCAACTGGGGCGCGTCGTTCACCAACCGCACCGGCGTGCTGCTGCCGAACGGCACGGCCCTGAACCGCGCGTCGTTCGTCGAGGCGCTCAAGGCGCGCCGCGTGTTCGCGACGATGGACAAGGATTCGCAGCTGGTCCTGACCGCGAACGGCCGCCTGATGGGCGAGCGCTTCACCAATCGCGGACCGCTCGCGCTGGTGGCGAACTTTGCCAGTTCAACCGGCCGGAAGGCGGCCTCGGTCGCGATCATGGAAGGCGTCCCGGGCCGCAAGGGCACGGTCACGCAGACGTCGGACCAGGCCGAGACGACCTTCACCCCGAGCCCGGGCGCCCACTTCTATTATGCGAAAGTGACCCAGGACGACGGCAACGTGCTGTGGTCGGCGCCGGTATGGGTCATGCAGGAAGACTAG
- a CDS encoding LysR family transcriptional regulator, which produces MIDKLEITHLRTLDALNRFDTISAAAEHLDVSQQAVSLQLKKIRTILGDPLFVRTGQGMAPTPYAKLIAPHIGQVLAQLNGIPLPFEVRPEQAERTLVVSGTDYTQKVIVADLVRMLRCEAPRVKVAVVDIEVSALTRKLHQGEIDLIFTVDGYVAPGLVTQPLFLEQYRCVTGNRALAGGGVMSLEKLVEHDFIVTNPGMASFTGSADGWFARQGLQRRVVASAPSFFMALEYLKGSDLVAFMPSRLLPCEGVFEIGLPKYPPGYQVVAAHHPNAQNDSFITWVLERVGSRLASTTLVSATSRA; this is translated from the coding sequence ATGATCGACAAGCTCGAAATCACCCACCTGCGCACGCTCGACGCCCTGAACCGCTTCGACACCATCTCGGCGGCGGCCGAGCACCTGGACGTCTCGCAACAGGCAGTCAGCCTGCAGCTGAAGAAGATCCGCACCATTCTGGGCGACCCGTTGTTCGTGCGCACCGGCCAGGGCATGGCGCCGACGCCCTATGCGAAGCTGATCGCGCCCCACATCGGCCAGGTGCTGGCGCAGCTGAACGGCATTCCCCTGCCCTTCGAGGTCCGGCCCGAGCAGGCCGAGCGCACGCTGGTGGTCTCGGGCACCGACTACACCCAGAAGGTGATCGTGGCCGACCTGGTGCGCATGCTGCGGTGCGAGGCGCCGAGGGTGAAGGTGGCGGTGGTCGACATCGAGGTCAGCGCCCTCACCCGCAAGCTGCACCAGGGCGAGATCGACCTGATTTTCACGGTGGACGGTTACGTCGCGCCCGGGCTGGTAACGCAGCCCCTGTTCCTCGAGCAGTACCGCTGCGTCACCGGCAACCGCGCGCTGGCCGGCGGCGGCGTCATGTCGCTCGAAAAGCTGGTGGAGCACGACTTCATCGTCACCAATCCGGGCATGGCCAGTTTCACGGGATCGGCCGACGGCTGGTTCGCGCGCCAGGGATTGCAGCGCCGGGTCGTGGCGTCGGCGCCGTCCTTCTTCATGGCGCTGGAATACCTGAAGGGATCGGACCTGGTCGCGTTCATGCCATCGCGCCTGCTGCCCTGCGAGGGAGTATTCGAGATCGGGCTGCCCAAGTACCCGCCGGGCTATCAGGTGGTGGCCGCCCACCATCCGAATGCGCAGAACGATTCCTTCATCACCTGGGTGCTGGAGCGGGTCGGCTCCCGCCTCGCATCGACTACTCTTGTATCAGCTACAAGCCGCGCTTGA
- a CDS encoding M1 family metallopeptidase produces MNKSTLLRASTAALLSAWSAYAFALDPLSYARYDQVKTTALHLDLKADFAKKSLDGYAELTLDWLDKKATTLDLDTRELTISKIEAQDAKGAWRKADYSLGKFDEEKGQPLHVKLPGQQKKVRIHYRTAPTATALQWLQPVQTMSGKHPFMFSQSQAINARSWVPIQDTPAVRFTYSARIEAPQGLRVVMSADNDMKATGKGGWKFNMPQPIPSYLLAIGIGELEARTLGGRTGVYAEPQRIKAAEYELADTEKMVEAAEKLYGPYRWGRYDMLVLPPSFPIGGMENPRLTFLTPTMIAGDRSLVDLIAHELAHSWSGNLVTNASWKHWWLNEGFTTYVTTRILEEIYGKEVALMNLQLEQEEALEMLKDLPPAKQSLVSRQPDTSAEYYPDTSLAYPKGAWFLHTLEQRAGRAAFDTFLRGWFDGHAFQSVTNDQFLDYLRKNLLANNPKIMSEAELDEWIYGPGIPASAQRAVSQRLAQLNAAIDGWVKGTVSTEQLKARDWNAVEWMKFLNDIDNKADAKKLAELDRAHDLANTKNNEVAFRFYRASVHAGYRAVRPQLEAFLMSVGRQKFVVPLYAALREKPEDRAWAEGIYKKARERYHPETQSSVDKTMGKQ; encoded by the coding sequence ATGAACAAAAGCACCCTGCTGCGCGCGAGCACCGCAGCCCTCCTGAGCGCCTGGAGCGCCTACGCCTTCGCCCTCGATCCCCTCAGCTACGCCAGGTACGACCAGGTCAAGACCACGGCGCTGCACCTGGACCTGAAGGCCGACTTCGCGAAGAAAAGCCTGGATGGCTATGCCGAGCTGACCCTCGACTGGCTGGACAAGAAGGCGACCACGCTCGACCTGGATACGCGCGAGCTGACGATCTCGAAGATCGAGGCGCAGGATGCGAAAGGCGCCTGGCGCAAGGCCGACTACTCGCTCGGCAAGTTTGACGAAGAAAAGGGCCAGCCGCTGCACGTCAAGCTGCCGGGCCAGCAGAAGAAGGTGCGCATCCACTACCGCACCGCGCCGACCGCCACCGCGTTGCAATGGCTTCAGCCGGTGCAGACGATGTCGGGCAAGCACCCGTTCATGTTCAGCCAGTCGCAGGCGATCAATGCCCGCTCCTGGGTGCCAATCCAGGATACGCCGGCGGTGCGCTTCACCTACAGCGCGCGCATCGAGGCGCCGCAAGGCCTGCGCGTGGTGATGAGCGCCGATAACGACATGAAGGCCACCGGCAAGGGAGGCTGGAAGTTCAATATGCCGCAGCCGATTCCTTCCTACCTGCTGGCGATCGGCATCGGCGAGCTCGAAGCGCGCACGCTCGGCGGGCGCACCGGCGTCTACGCCGAGCCGCAACGCATCAAGGCGGCGGAGTACGAGCTGGCCGACACCGAAAAGATGGTGGAAGCGGCCGAGAAGCTGTACGGGCCGTATCGCTGGGGACGCTACGACATGCTGGTCCTGCCGCCGTCGTTCCCGATCGGCGGCATGGAAAACCCGCGCCTTACGTTTCTCACCCCGACCATGATCGCGGGCGACCGCAGCCTGGTCGACCTGATCGCCCACGAACTGGCGCACAGCTGGTCGGGCAACCTGGTGACCAACGCCTCGTGGAAGCACTGGTGGCTCAACGAAGGCTTCACCACCTACGTCACCACCCGCATCCTGGAGGAGATCTACGGCAAGGAAGTCGCCCTCATGAACCTGCAGCTGGAGCAGGAAGAGGCGCTGGAGATGCTGAAGGACCTGCCGCCGGCGAAGCAATCGCTGGTCTCGCGCCAGCCGGACACCTCGGCCGAATACTACCCGGACACCTCGCTGGCCTATCCGAAGGGCGCCTGGTTCCTGCACACGCTCGAGCAGCGCGCCGGCCGCGCCGCCTTCGACACCTTCCTGCGCGGCTGGTTCGACGGCCACGCCTTCCAGAGCGTGACCAACGACCAGTTCCTGGACTACCTGCGCAAGAACCTGTTGGCGAACAATCCGAAGATCATGAGCGAGGCCGAGCTGGACGAGTGGATCTACGGTCCCGGCATCCCGGCCAGCGCCCAGCGCGCGGTGTCGCAGCGCCTGGCGCAGCTGAATGCCGCGATCGACGGCTGGGTCAAAGGAACTGTCTCGACCGAGCAGCTCAAGGCCAGGGATTGGAACGCCGTCGAGTGGATGAAGTTCCTCAACGATATCGACAACAAGGCCGATGCGAAGAAGCTCGCGGAGCTGGACCGCGCCCATGACCTGGCCAATACGAAGAACAATGAAGTCGCGTTCCGCTTCTACCGCGCCTCGGTGCACGCCGGTTACCGCGCCGTGCGTCCGCAGCTCGAAGCCTTCCTGATGAGCGTGGGCCGCCAGAAGTTCGTGGTGCCGCTGTACGCGGCGCTGCGCGAAAAGCCGGAAGACCGTGCCTGGGCCGAAGGCATCTACAAGAAGGCGCGCGAGCGTTACCACCCGGAGACGCAATCGAGCGTCGACAAGACGATGGGCAAGCAATGA
- a CDS encoding TMEM165/GDT1 family protein, which yields MDAFLVSTGIVGLAEIGDKTQLLAFLLAARFRRPLPIVFGIFVATVANHAFAAAVGALVSELLGPGVMRWVLGLSFLGMAAWVLTPDEIDAEEAQLAKYGVFLTTLIAFFVAEMGDKTQVATVALAARYESMAAIVAGTTFGMMLANVPAVYFGERIANRVPLKLVHGIAALIFAVLGIATLLGMGEGLGF from the coding sequence ATGGACGCCTTTCTCGTCTCGACCGGCATCGTGGGCCTCGCCGAGATCGGCGACAAGACCCAGTTGCTGGCTTTCCTGCTCGCCGCGCGCTTTCGCCGCCCCCTGCCGATCGTGTTCGGCATTTTTGTCGCGACCGTGGCCAACCACGCCTTCGCCGCCGCCGTCGGCGCCCTCGTCAGCGAGCTGCTGGGCCCCGGCGTGATGCGCTGGGTGCTGGGACTGTCCTTCCTGGGGATGGCCGCCTGGGTATTGACGCCGGACGAGATCGACGCCGAGGAAGCGCAGCTGGCGAAGTACGGCGTGTTCCTGACCACCCTGATCGCCTTTTTTGTCGCCGAGATGGGCGACAAGACCCAGGTCGCCACCGTGGCGCTGGCCGCGCGCTACGAGTCGATGGCCGCCATCGTCGCCGGCACCACCTTCGGCATGATGCTGGCCAACGTGCCGGCCGTGTACTTCGGCGAACGCATCGCGAACCGCGTGCCGCTCAAGCTGGTGCATGGCATCGCTGCGCTGATCTTCGCGGTGCTCGGCATCGCGACCCTGCTGGGGATGGGCGAAGGACTGGGGTTCTAG
- a CDS encoding serine hydrolase, with protein MMIMNRLAGVVVLALCSVGAAVAQTAAAPTAAAAAPAYDLEADVNRVLKTFDVPGIAIAVVKDGKVVVTQGFGVRKLGDPTPVDGKTIFEIASNSKAFTAAGLAMLVDQGKLEWDDPVIKHLPDFRMYDAYVTAEMTVRDLLTHRSGLGLGAGDLMWWPTTTFSTDEIIHNLRYIKPATSFRNSYAYDNLLYIVAGKIIARKSGKDWGATMREWILDPVGMQATTTSLDQHKPGMNVSAPHSKINGKAAVVKPMPVANAIGAVGINTNAEDIARWMNVLLDQGRVKTDASGKEVRLWSEKQAREMWTAQTPMKINEPRPPLAATKPNFFAYGLGFQLRDYQGKLVAMHGGALQGFYSRVLLVPDAKLGIAIFTNAESGPSLNALQYRLLDQYLGVAPTDWIGRIAEVDREAREKEEARVKGESASRAKASKPSLPLWDYEGEYEDAWYGKAIVKRQGSKLVMSFSRTPDLTGEMEHFQHDTFIVRWKERNFNADAYATFSLDHDGSIERLRMKPVSTETDFSYDFQDLLFTPVKKAK; from the coding sequence ATGATGATCATGAACCGACTCGCCGGCGTCGTAGTGCTTGCGCTCTGCAGCGTGGGCGCCGCAGTGGCGCAAACCGCCGCCGCGCCGACGGCCGCCGCAGCGGCGCCAGCCTATGACCTCGAAGCCGACGTCAACCGCGTCCTGAAAACCTTCGACGTCCCGGGCATCGCCATCGCCGTGGTCAAGGACGGCAAGGTCGTCGTCACCCAGGGCTTCGGCGTGCGCAAGCTGGGCGACCCGACGCCGGTCGACGGCAAGACCATCTTCGAGATCGCGTCCAACTCCAAGGCATTCACGGCGGCGGGGCTGGCGATGCTGGTCGACCAGGGCAAGCTGGAATGGGATGACCCGGTCATCAAGCACCTGCCGGACTTCCGCATGTACGATGCCTACGTGACGGCCGAGATGACGGTGCGCGACCTGCTCACCCACCGCAGCGGCCTGGGACTGGGCGCCGGTGACCTGATGTGGTGGCCGACCACCACCTTCAGCACCGACGAGATCATCCACAACCTCCGCTACATCAAGCCGGCGACGAGCTTCCGCAACAGCTACGCCTACGACAACCTGCTGTACATCGTGGCCGGCAAGATCATCGCCCGGAAATCCGGCAAAGACTGGGGCGCGACCATGCGCGAGTGGATCCTCGATCCCGTCGGCATGCAGGCCACCACCACCAGCCTGGACCAGCACAAGCCGGGCATGAACGTGTCGGCGCCGCACAGCAAGATCAATGGCAAGGCGGCGGTGGTCAAGCCGATGCCGGTGGCGAACGCGATCGGCGCGGTGGGCATCAACACCAATGCCGAGGACATCGCGCGCTGGATGAACGTGCTGCTCGACCAGGGCCGCGTGAAAACGGACGCCAGCGGCAAGGAAGTGCGCCTGTGGTCAGAGAAACAGGCGCGCGAGATGTGGACCGCGCAGACGCCGATGAAGATCAACGAGCCGCGTCCACCGCTGGCGGCGACCAAGCCGAACTTCTTCGCCTATGGCCTGGGCTTCCAGTTGCGCGACTACCAGGGCAAGCTGGTGGCGATGCACGGAGGTGCATTGCAGGGCTTCTATTCGCGCGTGCTGCTGGTGCCGGACGCCAAGCTGGGCATCGCGATCTTCACCAATGCCGAAAGCGGCCCGTCGCTCAATGCGCTGCAATACCGCCTGCTGGACCAGTACCTGGGCGTGGCGCCGACCGACTGGATCGGCCGCATCGCCGAGGTCGACCGCGAAGCGCGGGAAAAGGAAGAGGCGCGCGTGAAGGGCGAGAGCGCCAGCCGCGCCAAGGCCTCGAAGCCGTCGCTGCCGCTGTGGGACTACGAGGGCGAGTACGAGGACGCCTGGTATGGCAAGGCGATCGTCAAGCGCCAGGGCAGCAAGCTGGTGATGTCGTTCTCTCGCACCCCCGACCTGACTGGCGAGATGGAGCACTTCCAGCACGATACCTTCATCGTGCGCTGGAAGGAACGCAACTTCAACGCCGACGCCTACGCGACCTTCTCGCTGGATCATGACGGTTCGATCGAGCGGTTGCGGATGAAGCCGGTGTCGACCGAGACGGACTTTAGTTATGACTTCCAGGACTTGCTGTTCACGCCCGTGAAAAAGGCGAAGTAA
- a CDS encoding S1C family serine protease gives MKTLPTLRLAALALAVCGAAHAQDTVPPEAQAMPAPAPVPAPAIAPPVAAKSAVPAPVLPAVENSVVKIFATIRRPEPYKPWTKAAPASVTGSGVIIEGKRILTNAHVVGYASQVEVQASQSGDKVAARVIALARGIDLAVLELEDPSFFDKRPPVPRAPVLPYVRQQVFAYGYPVGGNSLSTTTGIVSRVEFVNYGAFSSGLRIQIDAPINPGNSGGPVVSGERMVGLAFAGATNAQNIGYVIPNEEIELFLRDVADGRYDGKPLLHDSVQTLENPALRQFLKLDKSVEGAVVHRPYRVDDSWPLKEWDVITHIGEYAVDNQGMVKLGSNLRVRFQYRIQQVAKNGKVPMTIIRGGKENKVEVPATGPRPLLISDLDGGYPSYFIYGPITFSRATSEFMSFVAGSAPGMNAYAFNASPLVTRRGDSPTPEREELVVISAPFFPHKLVSGYNNRFGSVIESVNGEKVRSLRHLVELLRDLKDDQVVLRFDQRYGETMILPRQATLAATESILSDNGIRTQGSEDMMKVWERK, from the coding sequence ATGAAGACTCTGCCGACATTGCGCCTGGCCGCCCTCGCCCTAGCCGTCTGCGGCGCCGCGCACGCCCAGGATACCGTGCCGCCTGAAGCCCAGGCCATGCCTGCTCCCGCACCCGTCCCGGCGCCCGCCATTGCTCCTCCAGTCGCCGCCAAGAGCGCCGTGCCCGCGCCGGTCCTGCCCGCGGTCGAGAACTCGGTGGTGAAGATCTTCGCCACGATCCGCCGCCCCGAACCCTACAAGCCCTGGACCAAGGCGGCGCCAGCCTCGGTCACCGGTTCCGGCGTCATCATCGAGGGCAAGCGCATCCTGACCAATGCCCACGTGGTCGGCTATGCGAGCCAGGTCGAGGTGCAGGCCAGCCAGTCCGGCGACAAGGTGGCGGCCAGGGTGATCGCGCTGGCGCGCGGCATCGACCTGGCCGTGCTGGAACTGGAAGACCCGTCCTTCTTCGACAAGCGTCCGCCGGTGCCGCGCGCCCCCGTGCTGCCCTACGTGCGCCAGCAGGTGTTCGCCTACGGCTATCCGGTCGGCGGCAACTCGCTGTCGACCACCACCGGCATCGTCTCGCGCGTGGAGTTCGTCAACTACGGCGCCTTCAGCTCGGGCCTGCGGATCCAGATCGACGCCCCGATCAATCCCGGCAACAGCGGCGGTCCGGTGGTGTCGGGCGAGCGCATGGTCGGCCTGGCTTTCGCCGGCGCGACCAACGCGCAGAACATCGGCTACGTGATCCCCAACGAGGAAATCGAACTGTTCCTGCGCGACGTGGCCGACGGCCGCTACGACGGCAAGCCGCTGCTGCACGACAGCGTGCAGACGCTGGAAAACCCGGCGCTGCGCCAGTTCCTCAAGCTGGATAAATCGGTCGAAGGCGCGGTGGTGCACCGCCCCTACCGGGTCGACGACAGCTGGCCGCTGAAGGAGTGGGACGTGATCACCCATATCGGCGAATACGCGGTCGACAACCAGGGCATGGTCAAGCTGGGCTCGAACCTGCGCGTGCGCTTCCAGTACCGCATCCAGCAGGTGGCGAAGAACGGCAAGGTGCCCATGACGATCATCCGTGGCGGCAAGGAGAATAAGGTCGAGGTGCCGGCCACCGGCCCGCGTCCGCTCCTGATCTCGGACCTGGACGGCGGCTATCCGTCCTACTTCATCTACGGCCCGATCACCTTCTCGCGCGCCACCAGCGAATTCATGAGCTTTGTCGCCGGCAGCGCGCCGGGGATGAACGCCTATGCCTTCAACGCCAGCCCCCTGGTCACGCGGCGCGGCGATTCGCCGACGCCCGAGCGCGAAGAGCTGGTGGTGATCAGCGCGCCGTTCTTCCCGCACAAGCTGGTGAGCGGCTACAACAACCGCTTCGGCTCGGTGATCGAATCGGTGAACGGCGAGAAGGTGCGCAGCCTGCGCCACCTGGTGGAACTGCTGCGCGACCTGAAGGACGACCAGGTGGTGCTGCGCTTCGACCAGCGCTACGGCGAGACCATGATCCTGCCGCGCCAGGCGACGCTGGCGGCGACCGAGTCCATCCTGTCGGATAACGGGATCAGGACGCAGGGGTCGGAAGACATGATGAAGGTGTGGGAGCGCAAATAA